The Gadus morhua chromosome 10, gadMor3.0, whole genome shotgun sequence genome segment ACCTAGGCTGGATTGGCTAAGCCTTAGGGGATGGCTAAACAGCTCTTGTCTGTTTAAAGTGGTGGCAATTGGCTTGTTCATGTAGAGTAGACACACTCTGCTAGACTCTTGTCTGTATGTAAAGCAAATTGGACTATTCAGGCATGTAGCAAAGTGATCACGTCAATCAAACGCCCATATTCTTGCTCTGGAGATTTAATTTGAAGAAAAGTTTGACTAGTAGGAGTTTATTAGAAGAGAAGTAATTGTGATGTTCTGGGCACCTGTTTCTATTAACATCTTTATTGTAtcaacagcaatatattgtttatcttccttctgagaaatgtacttcTGTatatcactttggataaaaaggtCTGCTAAGTTATTGAGCTTTAGCATTTTGTTTGAGTTTGATGTTTACCAAAGGACAatataaaaaggtttttttattCCTAAATccacaaaaaaatgtaatacatCAATAGTTATAGGGCCTGACAGCAAAAGTTTTAAAAAGTAAATGCAAGTTATTAATAGGGTGAAgaaagttattttttattgatcaaATCTTTTACATGTCGTTGTTAATCTTGCACTTATTATATtctataataatataaactgaAACAATAGATATTGGCATAGAAAAAATCTTCTCTAACCTTTATTAAAACTTTTAAAACCACTCCGGAAACGGATTACAGTTTTCCGGGTCAAAATCAATTTCAACACAAACCTGGACACTGAACGTATGCGCCAATGTCAATTCTAGAAGGAAAACATTTAGTACCGCATTGAGGCCCAAATGCATACGTGCCGACGATCCAGATATTTGTAAACTTAAGTAACCTTTTAGCCCCATCTGAGCAAGTTGAAGGAAGTTGGGTAACAGCCACTTCAACGCTTTAACCCGAGACTAACCATATGGGATTTTACGGCATGTAATTGAATTAGGCCTTAAGGTATTATAAGCTATAGCCTCCTACCCAAAACGTATATAGTGCCTATGTTAGTTAAATTAGTTATGGGCCTATTTAttgataattattatataacCCTAGGCTATATGACAACAATACAAAGTAATTTTTAGGCCTACACATTAAAAAAAGGCTCTAAGACTTTTTTTTAAGTCGAATGGTGGAATTATTTTCTTAGACATGACCTAATACATTCCTGGACTTTTCTTAAAAACGAAGTGTAAATGGCGTCGggaaattaatgtggctcttttcttaaaaaaataaatgttaattcCATCATCAAACACAATTCATTCAACACAATTGTACGTAAATCTAGAATATGCAGGTTTATTGGAGAAAAAACACCAATCAGGCCTACCTTTTAAAGTTCTAACAAACACTGTTCTGAAGGACATAAATATAAATCACACATGCATTTGGCAAATGAATCGGATCATTGAAATTGATTATATTGTGCTCATATTTACCATGTCCTAATGCCATGTAACGATGGCACTCCGTTACTGGTTGAAAAGGTATTTTGAGCATTATTCAGCTCCCCAAAGTTCAGGTAACCCCCGTTACCGGAGGACCCCTGAATGGTTTGCATTGTGGCTGCTTGATGGCTGTACCCATAGTTTGAGTTGCAGCCCGGGTTCGGGTAATTCGTGAACGTGGGATAGTTGGTGTAACTGAAATGATTCATGCCCATATTGTACGACGTGTTGTAGTTGACCGTGTCTGCCAGGCACGATTTACCGTCCCGAACCAACACTGGGACCGAGATCCTCCTCGGCGGAGGCAGACCCACTAGCTCCAGACTCTGGTCCTGCCTCTGACGCTTGCATTTGTACCTTcggttctggaaccagatcTTGACCTGCGTTGGGGTGAGTTTGAGCAGCCCGGCCAGATGGTCTCTCTCGGGGGCGGACAGGTACTTCTGTTGCTTGAAGCGCCGCTCCAGCTCGTAGACCTGCGCCTGGGAGAAGAGCACCCTGGGCTTTCTCCGCTTCCTCAGCTTAGGGTGCTCAGCCTCCTCTTGGGTCTTTCGTATGTCCGCCGCGGCATCTAGAGAAGTGAGGTCTTAAGCACAGAAAAAGAAACGAAATGCACGCGTCAAAACCATTGTTATGCAATAACTCAGGAGACATGGTTTTATTCCGGTATTTTTATGCATTAATTACAGCGGCCTACTTTGATGTGGCCTTCTTTAGACAGCTCGTCGTTGATGGACCTCGATAATCAGCGTGTTTTCTTTGGTTAATTAAAATATGCTATTGATAATTCTTCCTGTGTATTTGTATCGGATCGTTAAGTAATTGATGGAAAAGATAGCATAAATATGGTATTTTACTCAAAGACAGATTAAAATGAGAATATGTGGTCTCATTGCCTCTTTTCCTTTATAGATTATAATGGTTGACTCACCTCTGTGCTTTTGCTTGAAATAGTTCGATTTCCCATCTTTGTCCATTTCTTTCAACGATTTCCCATAAAAAGAAACCACATTCAGTGCGTTGCTTCGGCTGACTTTCGGGTCCTGGAGGTCTTCTCCGAACACCGAGGCTCCGGACGGAACCTCCAGGAGGGACTCCTGCTTGAAGCGGGACAGCATGCAGGACGTGGTCGGCAGGGCGCAATCCATCCGAGACGATATGATGTCCATGGAAGCCATGTCCCCATGACTCTGCTCCAAGTTTAATATGTCCTTCACAGAGAAGGGGGTGGACGTGCTGATGTTAGAAAACATTGCCGACACCTATTAACCTCATATGGAGGCAACCCAAGACTTTCTGTAAACTCTCTGGATTAATCTAATATTTATTGAAACAAAGTTTCAAACAAGTTTCTTATAGCGGGATGATCTCGAGTGAAGTGTGCATTTCAAATGTCAACTTAGTCTCCTAACTTTTTTTCCGGGCCTCCCTTTTTCACGGTGACGCAGAAGagatgaaggagggggggggggcagttgggACGTCCTGGAGCCACTGGTGCAGGCACGTCTGGTGACGTTGAACGCTGCTTCAGCCAACGTGAATGGGCCTACCACTCTATCTATTTAATGTGTGTCGtttacacacacaatccccaGCCTTGCGGCAAATGTTTCGTACAGTTCTACATTTTAACATTAACACTTTCAATAAGAAAGTGTTAATGTTAAaattgctctgtgtgtgtgtgtgtgtgtgtgtgtgtgtgtgtgtgtgtgtgtgtgtgtgtgcgtgtgcgtgcgtgtgtgtgagagagaatgtgtgcgtgtgcatgtgtgtgtgcatgtgagaagagaaatagcgtgtgtgtgtgtgtgtgtgtgtgtgtgtgtgtgtgtgtgtgtgtgtgtgtgtgtgtgtgtgtgtgcgtgtgtgcgtgcgtgcgtgcgtgtgtgtgtgtgtgcgtgcgtgcgtgcgtgtgtgtgtgtgtgtgtgtgtgtgtgtgtgtgtgtgtgtgtgtgtgtgtgtgtgtgtgtgtgtgtgtgtgtgtgtggttgtgtgtgtgtgtgtgtgcgtgtgtgtgtgttgtgtcggtGTCAAGCGGCCTCCGATATTTGATGGGCGGGAAATGGGGTAGACGAGCATCAGCGCGAGAAGGAGACAACAGGTTGGTCTCTGAACACGGAACCTGAAACCAGGAGCAACACAGTCGGCCGTCTGCCTGCGAGAGATCCTGGTGCCACTGGCCGGCTTATCAGGACGTGATAACAGATGACAACaaacccccacctccccacccaCGCTGCAGGCCCCGACACTTTCCGACTTTTCATTTTCAATATCCTTATTTTTTCCCCACATGGCTGACGCTTTGGTTTTAGGCCTATTGAAATTATTCCAATACATTTGGATTATGGTTATTATTATGTCTAGGTTGTTTGTTTAGTTGTTATTAATGACGCACAGGTGCAATAACAAGCACATGGATTTGAAAAACTATTTAATGCGTAATTACCC includes the following:
- the nkx2.5 gene encoding homeobox protein Nkx-2.5: MFSNISTSTPFSVKDILNLEQSHGDMASMDIISSRMDCALPTTSCMLSRFKQESLLEVPSGASVFGEDLQDPKVSRSNALNVVSFYGKSLKEMDKDGKSNYFKQKHRDLTSLDAAADIRKTQEEAEHPKLRKRRKPRVLFSQAQVYELERRFKQQKYLSAPERDHLAGLLKLTPTQVKIWFQNRRYKCKRQRQDQSLELVGLPPPRRISVPVLVRDGKSCLADTVNYNTSYNMGMNHFSYTNYPTFTNYPNPGCNSNYGYSHQAATMQTIQGSSGNGGYLNFGELNNAQNTFSTSNGVPSLHGIRTW